The following DNA comes from Triticum aestivum cultivar Chinese Spring chromosome 3D, IWGSC CS RefSeq v2.1, whole genome shotgun sequence.
tcccgcatcgacgtcgacgatgcctatcccgcatcctcgtcgtcgactcggcggaggaggcctgcttgatcagaggggccatgtccaggactaggctccgccgggctggtattgggaggtgctaccttctgggggcgtaggttggtgaggagccagcccgtcgttgacccgatccttgtttggtggcggtcgcgtgggccagtgacggtgccgaggcttccggacaccgcggggttggtacgtcaccgtgtcagcgaggaggacgcgcacgtccatcgctacatggttgcgttggagggcaggttcgacaatacctggcaggttcttcagggatctcactggagtgatcctgtgatggttctttctctttgggtgtccatcgccagcgccgatacccgtcgggcgctatggttctagctgtattagcgatgctatatgtatgatactattcgaggtgtattagtgataatattcgatgatgtacggacgcaagagatgatgtagttttgcttattgaatgcatgctaatttgaatactattttATTTTACGATTTATTTTTTtattgcttattgaatgctcaaattggaatactactcctactttgaatgctaaaattggagagcactatgcaaggcttatgcatttgattagttgatagcttatggggtttttgtttttgcagaaatctaggagcccctccatcatccccgccgtcggccccgtcaccgacccccctccgacctcgaggtgagaccagccaaatctccatgtcaatatgagtcctataagatattttgaaatgtttttgctcatattttcaaccattgaaatgcaatgaccctcaagttagaaagataattaaacgatattttagGTTGAATTTAAGTTTGTCgaggctccaccatatatgagaggacgaagaatcctgactgttgtcgtgggggtcgtttctctttcttctccttgtgctagacctttgttatgcacatGGGGAAGGAGgtgtaacgaccatcaccgacggtcgcaaatgtcagagaaaaatcagtgagggagagtctgcaccatatatatatgagaggacaaagaatcccgactgttgtcgtgggggtagcttctccttcattcccgtgtgctagacaatttggtgtaatgcactcgggaatgaaaggaggagctaccatcaccgacggtcgaatatgtacaccacgtgagctgagagttttcaagaaaagactcgacagaccgatagtaaacctgtgatgaataataatgatctaatttaggttttttagtacatatatttaattgtaaaagtttaatatttgaattatgaacataggaaatgtcgtactcggacgacgaaagtctctcgggggagtgcgactggtgccaccacgaccgaggtcagtgcgacaggcctcacctggacgaagatcggcgcttcagcattaagctcgaggagaccttcgatgttgaaacggtactcaacgacgacaagtgtttttttcgtaattaagcacgacttcaactatttcaacgtgtaattttcatgtTTTACAATTCGACCAGCTTATgtcatgccatgcaagacgctatgtcttggagaggatgggttttgaagaccatgaaagtatggaaacaaagaagatccacctaaggacccatcatggtatggattttgaagtaaatctatacaattctgagagcgtaacccattttggttgcgaaaattgggaagcactttgcaagatgtatggttttcatgaggatatgcttgtcatcatggatcttggtgatcctgaaatggagcaagacaatatggacatttgggttcttgttgatacacctccaattctaccgctatgtgagtttctcaaacatagttattaactaatttatattgtttatttcaaaatagttgacagcttatttccattgacaacttattttcattcttcaaacaatgtgcggaagatggtagacaaaacccactacaccgatggctccgaattaacttatcaggagaaaaatcatctgatcgcattttgtactgatcttgagaattacaatatccacaatcaaactcctcaacattatggtcaatacgtgccactagtgcacgtgttgaactacggtaactaccatgcagataccctggtaagattttttactattacgacatccgtgcatcttttgcatacttttaaaactagtacatcattgctaactaggAAGTTACTAATtatactatgtttttcaacagagaatcccgatggattgtgtgcctcatttgatgtatcagaatggtagccttgatgtattgaacatacatccaggtcatcctacgaatctcaactgtccatactggatttctaaaagaagtggagacatgctaatcaaagaatggaaaaaatgtatggtcagtcgtaaggaggttcttggaagcaaaaggaagcgaagcacaagaattggagacaggatgatctccattctccataatggagagttgggtctatattgttttatgctattttaccttaaagagggtatttaggtcctacctaatactgatgatcatgtgctaagaacaattaagtagggttggttccatgactatgaggatgatgatcgtatgacttgttattaataacgagtagaagttgtatgatgatgattagtaggacttgttattataatgatgcatgatgcgagcatgaagagttattatatatcagtgggtgaaatgaacatggattggattgaagtgaaggcaacatgcatgtggtgcatgtcgaaagtagtacaatccaaacttgatcaagttaggattagtattactttcgacatgcaccacatgttgccttcactttaatctaagccatgtttaggcatagcagtatcgttggtaaaccaagcacggagataagagaggacacttctctctattagctagctaacaacctaaattaaccccaaaacccctaaaccaccccctttcaaaaaaaacctcagATCCTgtcagctgctgacgcgtggatgcctattggtcccggttggtgccaccaaccgggaccaaaggccctcctgcctgggctcgccgcagcggccacgtggaggcccatctgtcccggttcgtgtaagaaccgagactaaaggcctagggctttagtaatgacactttagtcctggttcctcaaccgggatagatgggccttacgaaccgggacaaatggccctttttctactagtgcgtcgGCGCATGGGAGTTGGAGGGGGTGCACGGACCGGATCTGGACCAGTGGTGCCACGGTTGGTGCTGGTGTTGGTGGTGCTCGGGGTCGAGAGTGAGGCTCGGCGCGCTTATCTCTATGTACATCGGTGTGCCTGGTCTGCACATCATCAAGGTCATGGCTGCTACGTGGCTGTCCGTCAGAGTGGTGTGACTAGTTGCTGCTTGCAGCGCCGACAATTCCTGGTCTTGCCGGAGCTGAAGGGGGAGGGGGGTGAAACTGCAGCTTTTGGCCATGGAGGAGGTGGAAGATGGGCTGCGTGTTCTCGGCCGTGTGGGGTGTCGGTGTTCTGCGACGTTATGGGCTCGATGGTGAGGTGCTGCTACAGTGGCGGTGTGACCCAACATAGATTGTCGCCCCAATCCGGTGGAGGGGTTGGAGGTGTGCGACGTTACAGATGAAAATCATGTCCGTCTTCAGTCGGTGATGCATCGGCGGCGCCCGTGGGcgtcgttcccctccttggaggtgtCGCTCAGGTGTATCGGCATCTCCCCCTCTTACTTGGGTTGAATCTCCGGGGGAAAGCCTAGGTCCGTGCTGGATTGTTGATGGCAGATACTCGTATTAGTTTTTTTAGGGAATACTCGTGTTAGTTTTTTTAGGAAAACTCGCAAAGCTCTTATTAAGTTGTCACAACATTTACAGGGACTATTAAAAAATCACCGGGTTGGCTAACCAAGCATGGCGGCCAGCCCGTAGAGAAAGTACGTGCTTTGCTAGGTTGTGAACCTCAACTCGACATCCTATATATACTCATCATGACTAAATAAACAAGAAGTAAAATTGGTTTGGTATTTTTTAGAAGAGCCAACCTCTGTTAATTAAAGTTTACAAGATTTGTGATACATAAAATATCATGGGTTTGACCCAATCAAACGTTgcgttcttgatattttctttggCACAACGTGCCCTTGATATAATGAACTAGACAATATCCCGCATGTTGTAGTGAGATGGCAGTGTAAATAAATAACTAAATcttatgattttgaaaaaaaaactaaatctaaTGAATATAAAGTATAAGCTTGAAAACAACTAAAAAATGTGTCTAAAAATAGAATAAAAACTTTTGAATTACAGTTAAAAATGTCATTTAAAAAAAGTGAAGAATGGCTAACATGAATATGCGATGTGGTAGCATTACATGCATAGACTAATGAAAAAATAATTGTAAATGCATGACTTGCTTATGTGGCAGATTTTGCTTGGCTTAGTGGGAGAGAAGACTTAAATGCATTGCTTAGTGGGACGTTGAGGTGGGCATGTTAAGGGAATTGTGACCAACTTCTTAAAAATATACTTGGCTAGCAATTTGGTTTAGTGCCAAAACCCGATATTTTTCCACGGACCAGTATCGGCCCACTGGCTAACGTGGCTTGGGCCACTCCCTTTCGGCCTGCCTATCGTCGCCGATATGATAAATGCAGGCGGCCTAAGCTGTTATCCGTCCTAATGACAACCGATCAATCGCGGGACCCGATTGCCAAATAGCCGCCACGTCGCCGAGGAGTTGGGGACGAACCCCTCCTTCTCCGATGAGGAGCTGTCCACCGCCGCGACGCGCCGCGGGCCTGGAGCGCGGAGTTCTTGGCCGCCTCCACCGGGAGCGTCGCCTCGCCGTGGCTGGGCTTCGCTCTGGAGGCGCTGCCGGGCCGCGCGGGGAGCGTCGCTAATCCACGCGCCGGGGGCGCCGGCCTTTAGTCACGGTCGCTAATTGCCAACGGGAGCAAATGAATCAGCAGCGTAATCTTCACTGATGATGAATCCATGAGCATGGATTAGCTCGGATGAAGCTAAGCCTAACAGTAATCAATCGCTTCTGTTTCCTGTAGCTGCAGGCAATCTCTGCGAGGGGAGTCGGCCCACATTGCCGGCGCGGAAGATTTCACGAGCCCGTCGCTCTGGGCCTCGGGAGAGGCCTGCTCTGCTCTTGCGACCGACTGGGCGGACCAGCTATAAAATGCCGGCGAATTCCCAACCCTAACCCTCGTTCCATTTCCGATCCTTCTTCCGGCGGCAGCAAGAAGCTTCTTTCAAGGTACGGTGCTGTTTTCCTGCGCCCCCAATGGTTCATTTTCGGTGATCTTGTAGCTAGAGCTCACTCCCTTTATCAAGTAGGACTACATTGGAGTGGAATCACAAATATTGTACTAGTTCTTCGCCATTTATCTTGTGGGTGAGAGGGGGGTTGTGGTGGGGGACAGAGTGCGTGGCGGCCATACAGGGGAGACAGAGCTGGGGCCGGGATAGGCAGACGACCTGTTGGAAGCTAGTCGTTGAGCTTTTTGTGTAAAGTCAGTGTCTTGTTAGCTGATTTCATTTGGGATTCGCCTGTTGTTGGTTCCATACCAGTAGAAAATGGAAACTGAGGATGGGCAGGCGACCTGTTGGAAGTTGCTTGTTGAGCTTTTTCTGTAAATAAAAGCTAGCTCGTTGATCTGCTGTTGAAGATTGCTCCAAAAGTGGATTTCCCCTCCGACAAAGCACCAGAACAGGCCTTCGGATTACCGCTAgaaataagcgggtagctatctcagaAAACAAAAACAGGCCTTCGGATTGGATCTTAGTGGAATAGAGATGAGGTGAGGCGGCAAAAAAAACTTGATCTGAAATTAGAGGGTTTCGGAGCAATATATTAAGGCCTAGGCGTCAAGAGACGGTAGAACAtagcattgggggggggggggggggggacggtcACCCCCCTCGCCACACCGCCTGGCCGCGTGGGGCCCATAACCATAAGGGCTCGCCCAGGTGGGGCCAAGGCCTTCCGGAAGCTTCCCAATGCAAATCTTTTTCTGGATTTTTTCCGAGCCTCGGGAAGTTGATTTTTCTGAAAAGTCCAAAACAGCAGAAAAACATAAACTATCTCTAGGCACTGAGTTAATAGTTTAGTCCATAACAATAATAAAATTGATATAAAACATATGCAAAACTGTTATTATAATAACATgaaccaatcaaaaattatagatacgtttgatacatatcagcatcccaagcttaattcctgctagaCCTCGAGTAGGTTGACGATAAAACAAACACTTTTTTTATTATTAATGCAACCCAACATGAATTTGATCAAATGATGCAATAAATGTTGAAATCAAAGTAAAATGATTCAAGAAAAATGTCTATAGTTAACACTGAGAAAATAATAGAAAAACACACAAGTAAACAAATCTATTGTCTTTCATGAATCAATGTGTTGGAGATATGTTCTCGTACCAAGGGCAAGAAATATGTCAATATTATGTAAGAATCTAGCATTGCTCCATCTTTCATGGCAAAAAGCAATCTTATCATAAACCAACCAGGAGTAAAACCGAATTCTAATGATATGCTTTTCTCTCGTCAACTATTCAACATCCACACAATACTTGAGATTGAGTCCTGGCTTTAGCACTTAAATGACAAAAGAGAACAATGATGAAAAATtaagagaagacaaaaaggaagaaagtctcacatcgacacagTTGATCATTAGGCAACAGAGAGGCCTTATAATCGATGTGAATGtcaagagtagggattgccatacaacagatgcactagagccatGGAATGTATGAAAGCTCTCCAATGGGCTAGtggggtgcgcatccaacttgcttactcatgaacaCCTAGAGCATTTTGAGAAAGGTCGCCATTGAagtatatacaagccaagttctataatgtaaaggtACCACTAGTGTATACACATAAAGTACATAAAAACTATCTTTGaaatacatggtgctactttgaagcacaagcgtatACGAAAAGGGTAGTAGTGACGTCTCCTATCTCTCCTTTGTCTCATTTTTTCTCATTCATAGGGGAGACACTCTAGAAATTATAAACATAACACTTTTATTTAACcataactcaaactcattagcatgATGAACTCAAATGAATACCTCTGGCACTGTATCAAGATGTACAGTGACCTAGTGTAACATATATGAAATGAAGATAGTGGTTATGCGACTTATGCCACATCAATATCATGTCATCTCTGTATGACCATGCAAAGCAAAATGACTGTGAAAGAACACATCTAGTCATGTAATCAAAGGGTGGATGTTGCGTGACAATATTTCTTGGAATTACTAtaaaatgtcataataggtaggtggttgttttgaggaagaaagGTGTTTTATGTGTATGGCAACAAGCGTAATCATCGCGCCCCTAAGAGGGCAGTTTGGCGCTACAAGTTTGTTACGCACCCTCGATCAAAGCCACATGATTAGCACATTTGCGATCACTTTTTACTCAGACATCATCATAATACTTCGGGCATTCCCAAATTAAGTTGTttaatgaagaaaagtatggttcCATCAATTTTAATAAAATATTTCCACTAATTAAAGAAAACCCATTTACCATCATGTTCAACTATTACTCCCTCAGTATTTCAAAAAGATTGCAATGAATCAAATCCTCAAGTTTGCGATCTACAAATTCATGCAAGTTTTTTTTTGTTATACCACCAACGAATACCTATTACTTTCCAGTACTAACATGTTATCCCAATTCGACAACCAATTATTATTCAACTCTCTAAAAATACGCCAAAGACTTTGGTAAAGAGGATGCAATTGGGCTGGAGCAATGATGTTGTCCTTTTTTCACTCGCACGAACATTACCAATAATGTTTCTTGAAAGCGTCTTGACTCGCCCATCCGAAAAGATGGGAAGCCTTGATGGATGAACGCACTTGCGCCAGGATGATCCTTTGAAGTGCGGGCCATCGAATCACGATATCTTCACGATGGTGTCGATGAAAGATTTCACATCCAGAAAGAATCAAACCAACTAAAAAAGCTTGGCACATCAACATAAACTCCTCGGATCTGCGAGGACAGAAAACTCTCTAAGCTCATGGCACCATCAAAAAACGAGAGTACTTTCATTCTCATAAAATACGCAGCGCCAAGATGGCAGCCGGAGGCGAGGGGACCAAAGAtcccttgcggcggcggcggcggcggctattgcGCCGTTCACGAAACCCTACTGGAGATGGCATAAGGTAAGATTTTTCTGGGAATATTTTGTTGTTAgtattagtttagttttttttttgaggcaaTAGTAGTATTAGTTTAGTTGAACCACTGCCAAGACACGATTATTACTTTATAAATCGCCTTCTGTGGACCACTATCGGCCCATTGCCTTGTGCCTATCGGCCCACTGGCTTGTGCCGGGGCGAGTCGGCAGGCGGAGCAGCCCAACGTGGCTTGGGCCACCCTCTTTCAGCCTTCTTGTTTCCCCGATATGTTAAAGAGTCGGCGGCTAGGGTTGGTTATCACTAACGACAGCCAAAatagccgccgcgccgccgatgAACCCCTGCTTCTCCGATGAGCGCCGCGGGCCAGGGGAGCGCGCGTTTTTCGCCGCCGCCACCGGGAGCGTTGCCGCACCGCGCGGGGGGAGCCGATGAATCAGCTGCCTGATCTTCACTAGCGATGATTGAGGTCTTTATACAGTGCTCCGATGGATTAATCCTTGAGCATGGATTAGCTTTACTTTTTCTGGAGAAGGAGCATGGATTAGCTAGGATGAACAGTAATCAGATTTGGTTCCTGTAATCCTTGATTGATTAATCAGATTTGATGAACAGTAATCAGACATGGTCGGCAGCAAGATAGGCCCACATTGCCTGCGCGGAGGATTTCGCGAGCCCGTCGCTCTGGGCCTCGGGAGCGGCCTGCTCTGCTCGTGCTACCGACTGGACGGACCCTAGCTATAAAATGCCGACGAATCCCCAACCCTAACTCTCCTTCCATTTCCGATCCTTCTTCCGGCCGGCGGCAGCAACAACACCCACTGGCCGAGCCTAGCAAGAAGCTTCTTTCAAGGTACGGACCTGTTTTTCTGCTCCCCAATGGTTCATATTCGGTGATCTTGTAGCTAGAGCTCACTCTCTTTATCAAGTAGGACTACATTGGAGTGTAATCGTTGCTCATCTCACAAATATTGTAGTTCTTCCCCATTTATCTTGCGGGTGAGAGGGGGGTTGAGGTGGGGGACAGAGTGGGTGGCGGCTATACAGGGGAGACAGAGCTGGGGATAGGCAGCCGACCGGTTCGAAGCTGGGGATAGTTGTTTTGATGTTTTTGTGTAGTAAGTCGGTGTCTTGTTAGCTGATTTCCGATTCACCTGTTGTTGGTTCCACCATACCAGTAGAAAGTGTTGGTCAGTTCATTGAGAAGTACATATTCACTTTAGGCATTGTTCTGTAGAAACAAGGTATTTATGCAGTAGATTTTTGTTGTTTCTTCTTCCAACTTGTTGGAATCATCGGTGTTAAATAACAGTGTACAAGAAAATAATTGGTGATGTTTGTTTTGCTCATTCAGAATGGATGTCCTCATCAAGAACCCCACCGGCAGCACGACCCCCCTGAGGGTCTACCCATCGGACACCGTGCGTGATGTCAAGGCAAAGATTCAGGAACAATACCCCCTCTTCTTTGGTGGGGTGCAGCTGGATGACAGCCTTACACTGGCCAATTACAACATCCAGCATGAATCCACGATCGACCTCCGCGAGAAGATGAACATGAAGGTCTACGTGACAGAGACGGTGGCGGGCAGGACCATCACGATCAACGTCAACAGTCTAGACACCGTCGATAACTTGAAATCCAAGATCCAGGACCTTGAGGGCTTCCCGAAGGCTCAGCAGTGCCTCGTCTTTGCCAGCACGCGGCTGGATGACGGGAACCGCACCATGATTGGCCACAACATTCGGAATGAGTccacccttctccttgtcctcctcCCGTGTATTCCGAGAGGAGACATGATGCAGGTCTTCGTGAGGACGCTGGATGGGAAGACCATCACTCTTTGGGTTGGTAGCTTGGACACGGTCGGCAGTATCAAGGTGAAGATCTACGAGATGAAGTACGGCCCTTTCCCTAAACAGCAGCGTCTCATCTTTCAAGGCAAGCAGCTGGAGGACGGCCACGCATTGGCGGACTACAGCATTCATAGGGATTGTACCCTTCATTTGATGATCCGCCAGCATTCATAGGGAGTCTACACTTCATTTGATGCTCCGCTACCTGTTTGGTTGTTGAGATGGATTGCCTGAACAGCGATTGAACCACCAGTTCTATTTTGCTGCCGTCTTACAGTAGCGGTGTGTCATttgtagtaccactagtattgctCCACTCTGTTACCAAGTAAAACTACCATTCTTGTACGTTAATGTGTTGAGTAGTTCTTGTTATCTGTAAGAGAAAACACTAATATACTATCAAGATTCCTAAGTCTATCGTCTTGGCATCAGCAAGTTGATTTATTTAGAAATACATCCAGTTGCGGACAATAGACTCATTTATTTCCTTCACACAAACTCAGTCTGGTTAATTTCTGTGTTTATACATGTTTTCATCTATATAGGTCAAAGTAATGAGAATCCTAACACCATGATGGCAATGTTTTTAGATACAATATTGTTTGTGGAGTATTAAATTATTTCCAAGTGATTTAACCTACATGTACAGAATAGACCATGATATAATTTGTATATTCCGTGTTGCATATTGGAACTGCTCAGGACAGTTAGCCGAGGCCTGATTAGCACCAGCACAAGAAACACTTATATGTTGTGCTACAGATAAACAAAGTTTCCAGTCAAGGTAGAAATATCCAAAGGTTTGCACTTTCACAAAAAAGAATGTTTCTGAAACTCCATATGCAGCAGAAGGTGTTTGCTTTGTGGAATATATTTAATAGGAAATATAATGCCCTAACTTGAAAGAACATTGGATATAACATATATGTGtcgtttcccgcaaaaaaaatcatATAAGTGTAATGCAGGGTAGCTTTCTTGCTTGACTTTACCAAAAAAACATTCAAATAATAATGTTGACAATGGCTAGCCATCTATGATGACACTACAAACTTTGCAATGATAACTTTATCTCCTGAATAGTTAGATATGACTTGTAATTAACTACTTGATTCTTGATTCACTGGAAGTAGTCATCAAATTAAACAGAAGGTATGCTATGTTCTTCGATCTCCTGAAGAATACACAAGGAAACTAATAAAACACGTTAGTAGAAATCAGCAGCCCGTCAGACTTAATTGTAAAGAGTATAACATCGCAattaagaaaaaggaagaagattaTTAAGAAAAACTACTTTAACTTGACCACTTCGTATTGTTCCTTCATTTGTGTAGCAGACGAATGTCCTTAATTGCAGAGAGTATTACCATCACTGTTAAGAAAATATAGACGAATGTCCTTCATTTGTGTATAAAAGTACTTTAACTTGACATCTTTGTATTGTTTCTTCATTTGTGTCGCAGATTGAGCTAGCAGCTCATCTTGACatatatatatgatcaaaaaaAGGGCAAAATCGCTCAAGTTTAGTGGTAGTACAATTCAGATAGAGAGACCATTTACTTTAAAATGTTGTGAAATATTTAGCCTATGGTCATGAAAGTTATATACACAAAgtaaaaacataaataggcaagaACTGAGAGCTCGCGGCTCATTTTAACATATGGGATCTAAAAAGGAAACACAAAATAGCTCAAATTTAGTGGTAGTCTAATTCAGCTATAGAGTTCAGTTGCTTTGAAATGTTATGAAATATGTAGCATGTGGTCATGGAAGATATATATGCCGAAAGCTAACATAAATCAGAGAGCATGAAAGAACAAAAACTATAGGGTTCATGGATGCAGAGAAGGTTCATTGGTTCCCCAAACCATATACACAATAAAATGATGTTGACCTCATTTGTATCCTCTAATACCAGATGGAGTGGCAAAATTACCTAGAGAATCTGAAGGTACCATGGGTGTGTGTGAATTCAGTTGCAGTCTGATAAAGATCACATATATTTTTTGGACCCCGCTATAAATCTGATGCTAGCTTTTTAGACATGGAAAATCGAATGTTTTTATGGAAAATACGTGTAGCAAGCCCAACAATTCCCTTTAGCAAGATGACAAATCCTGGCATGTTCAGTTTTTCTGCAAGGATTTGTCGTGCTTGCTGAAGGGAATTGTCATGCTCACGACACATAATTTGTTATAAAAAAGCTTGATTTGCCATGCTTAAAAATTCCTGGTCGGATTTTTAGCATTTCCGTTGCTGCCTAGTTCCTGTCTTCGCCGCTGGCCACGAGCACACCACACTGCGGGGTGCGACCATGGTGACGAGTGCGCCCCAGCTGCGCAGCTCCCCCATGTATCAGCGGGAAGTCAAGGTAGGGAAGAGTTAGTAGAGAGAGGAGGGGAATGTGCGAGCTCTGGGCAGGAGCTCCCCATGGCTGACGATgagggaaaaaggagaaagaaagatGCGGGAGGAAAGAGATAAATGATGGACGGGCGGAGCAAGGACCCTTCACCGGGCTGTGACCAAGAGTTTCTCTATCCAACCGCGCGCACGAGCGATCGGCGGAAACTTCATCCGGTTAACACACCC
Coding sequences within:
- the LOC123080817 gene encoding polyubiquitin; the protein is MDVLIKNPTGSTTPLRVYPSDTVRDVKAKIQEQYPLFFGGVQLDDSLTLANYNIQHESTIDLREKMNMKVYVTETVAGRTITINVNSLDTVDNLKSKIQDLEGFPKAQQCLVFASTRLDDGNRTMIGHNIRNESTLLLVLLPCIPRGDMMQVFVRTLDGKTITLWVGSLDTVGSIKVKIYEMKYGPFPKQQRLIFQGKQLEDGHALADYSIHRDCTLHLMIRQHS